A region from the Ammospiza caudacuta isolate bAmmCau1 chromosome 4, bAmmCau1.pri, whole genome shotgun sequence genome encodes:
- the ATOH8 gene encoding transcription factor ATOH8 — MRSAPLAEGEPWPRLCPAELGGLRRLRRKHGGCKSFRVELKVLSGRRTALRAPPAMPPPAAAAAPPAWEPRSAALGPAAASSAFPAAPPPPPAASPRPRPGEASGVSPEIKALQQTRRLLANARERTRVHTISAAFEALRKQVPCYSYGQKLSKLAILRIACNYILSLARLADLDYSADHSNMSFSECVEQCTRTLQAEGRSKKRKE; from the exons ATGCGGAGCGCGCCGCTGGCCGAGGGCGAGCCCTGGCCGCGCCTGTGCCCCGCCGAGCTCGGCGGGCTGCGGCGGCTGCGGCGCAAGCACGGCGGCTGCAAAAGTTTCCGCGTGGAGCTCAAAGTGCTGAGCGGGCGGCGGACCGCGCTCCGCGCCCCCCCCGCAAtgccgccccccgccgccgccgccgcgccgcctGCCTGGGAGCCGCGCAGCGCCGCgctcggccccgccgccgccagcAGCGCCTtccccgccgccccgccgccgccgcccgccgcttCCCCGCGCCCGCGGCCGGGCGAGGCGTCCGGCGTCTCGCCCGAGATCAAAGCGCTGCAGCAGACGCGGCGGCTGCTGGCCAACGCCCGGGAGAGGACCCGCGTCCACACCATCAGCGCCGCCTTCGAGGCGCTGCGCAAGCAG GTTCCCTGCTATTCTTATGGTCAAAAGTTGTCCAAACTGGCCATCTTGAGAATAGCCTGTAACTATATCCTTTCCCTGGCCAGACTAGCAGACCTGGATTACAGCGCTGACCACAGTAACATGAGCTTCTCTGAATGCGTGGAGCAGTGCACTAGGACCTTACAAGCAGAAGGAAGATCTAAAAAAAGGAAG